In Pseudomonas sp. PDNC002, the DNA window ACGACGCAACCGACGCTGAGACCAAGCGCATCGTGCCTTTGAAACGGCTGTATTGGCCCGCGTGATTTTGGGCTTGCTTATGAGGATTATTCGTCTGAAGGACGTCATCGACTCGACTGGCATCGCACGATCCACAATCTACAAGCTCATTGGCGAGGGGGCGTTCCCCAAACCAGTCCCTCTGGTTGG includes these proteins:
- a CDS encoding AlpA family transcriptional regulator; this encodes MRIIRLKDVIDSTGIARSTIYKLIGEGAFPKPVPLVGRSVGWVESEVHEWIRGRIVQRDLS